The window CCCTCCTTAGTTAAGTTGAATTTAGAGTATATTTCGTATTTTTTCGGATTTAGCGGCAATTTGAATCTATGTATTATCTCATCTCTTACTATTGCGAAGTCAGAAATTTCTGGATTCCACTCATTTAATATTTGTGATACTATTTGCTTTAAATTTTTGTTAAGGTCATCACTCCTGCGCTCGGACTTAACTATTTTACCATCATTTACATAAATGATTAATGTATCCACTGTCAACTATCTCCTCTATTAACTGCCTCACTAATCATATTTATAGCTTTCTCTAAGTCTGGTTTACCGTTTTCATCAAGCGGTACCCTGTTAAAAACGTGTACCACTTCACCGTCATCAAACTCTATGAAAAGTTGAGGTATTTCTATACC is drawn from Thermoprotei archaeon and contains these coding sequences:
- a CDS encoding DUF2286 domain-containing protein; its protein translation is MDTLIIYVNDGKIVKSERRSDDLNKNLKQIVSQILNEWNPEISDFAIVRDEIIHRFKLPLNPKKYEIYSKFNLTKEGNEGLIAIPAYITSYESILTDDRYIDKKLAVITYYVDEEVEKTAIEYAENLAKEEKEEESATEEDLGLEEES